One Diabrotica virgifera virgifera chromosome 3, PGI_DIABVI_V3a genomic window carries:
- the LOC126882670 gene encoding uncharacterized protein LOC126882670, whose amino-acid sequence MENKSAQYKYCIVPGCKSTTVRTSNKHFFTLPKEPKRRLKWLKACRRDKKDISQKSIGLYVCEDHFDLEQDMDNYIKFKIMGGPKIIKSDVVPHIFDCQPDRTRAFSQPVREAALKRVKRQLLEDAASTSKSVLEDNDDKRQCDSSFTNLVQSGPELNQSALPQKLNNASTQTHIKIKSKGIQCKFKRSVTVGLSPLKIHNKDAGTSPIKDLQIFEDTKSESGSSVFEEYSEYSGSDDC is encoded by the exons atggaaaacaaatcTGCGCAATATAAGTACTGTATAGTGCCGGGATGCAAAAGCACAACAGTCAGAACAtccaacaaacatttttttactctacCAAAAGAACCAAAACGTCGATTAAAATGGCTAAAGGCATGCAGGCGAGATAAAAAGGATATTTCACAAAAAAGCATAGGTCTTTATGTCTGTGAGGATCATTTTGAT ttGGAACAAGATATGGATAACTATATAAAATTCAAGATTATGGGTGGTCCCAAAATTATTAAGTCAGATGTTGTCCCGCACATATTTGATTGTCAACCAGACAGAACACGAGCTTTTTCTCAGCCTGTGAGGGAAGCAGCCCTTAAAAGGGTTAAACGACAGCTTCTTGAAGATGCCGCTTCTACATCTAAGTCTGTTTTAGAGGACAATGATGATAAGAGACAATGTGATTCTAGTTTCACAAACTTAGTACAATCAGGACCTGAATTAAACCAATCAGCTTTACCTCAAAAACTGAATAATGCATCAACACAGACTCACATCAAAATAAAAAGTAAAGGTATTCAGTGCAAATTTAAAAGGAGTGTTACAGTCGGGTTGTCGCCATTGAAAATACATAATAAGGATGCAGGAACTTCACCTATAAAAGACTTGCAAATATTTGAAGATACAAAAAGTGAATCAGGAAGTTCTGTATTTGAAGAGTATAGTGAATATAGTGGTAGTGACGACTGTTAG